The nucleotide window CAAGAATACACTGTTATTGTGACAGCTTTCAGCTTGTAGAGCATTAAGCTGTCAAGAATACACGATTATTGTGACAGGTTTCAGCTGGTAGAGCCAAAAGCTGTCAAGAATACACGATTATTGTGACAGGTTTCAGCTTAAAGAGCACAAAGCTGTCAAGAATACACGGTTATTGTGACAGGTTTCAGCGTGTAGAGCCTAAAGCTGTCAAGAAAATGCGGTTATTGTGACAGGTTTCAGCGTGTAGAGCCTAAAGCTGTCAAGAAAATACGGTTAATAGACATTTTGACCTTTTTTCTCACTAAAATGTCTATTAAATTTTTCAGACGATTTCCTCCACCACATAGTCCATTTAACCCTGGTTCCTCACTCAATAGCATTTAATCACTGTCTGAAATAAAGGAATCATGTACCCTTTTCCAGAATGGGAACGGGCGGAAACGGGCGAAGCGGATTTTTTCATCTGCTACCCTGAATTGGATTGACTTAACGTCCTTATGCAATAGTGTCAAATGGTCAACTGTTACCTGGAAATCGGGTCTGTTAACAGGTTTTAGAGTACACGTATGATGGTCAGGAAGGATCAGCGGTGACCCTACTGTCCTGAAGACTCGATTGTTGATGGATGCCATTTCGGCAACCTGGATAGCCCTTAACGACGGGTGGAGGATGGCACCGCCCAATGCCTTATTGTAGGCTGTGCTTCCTGATGGCGTTGAAACGCACAAACCATCCCCGCGAAAGCGTTCAAAGTGCTGGCCTCTAATCTCAACATCCATTACAAGGGTGCCTTCAACAGATTTGACGGTCGATTCATTCAGGGCTAGATATCTTGTTTCTCTGCCGCCATGCTGGTATCTGATAATTACCTCCAGGAGTGGATATTCTATCACCTGGTAGGGTGTTTTGGCTACGGCAATGACTAGTTTTTCAATTTCCTCAGGAACCCAGTCGGCATAAAAGCCAAGGTGCCCGGTATGTACTCCAATGAATGCTGTTTTGTCCAGCCTGCTCGCATAGCGATGAAAGGCATATAAAAGCGTGCCATCTCCTCCCACGGAGATACAAATATCCGGCTGGTCTTCATCATATTGTAAATCAAAGTCCAAAAGATATGTTCTCATTTTATGCATCAACGTATTGGACCTGGAATCCCCTTTTGAAGTGATCGCAAATTTCATGTAATCAAACACCCCTGCATATCGGATTTAAACTATTTCTTCCCATCCTGCTGCATTTCTTTTTTCCTTGTGAAAAATGCCTGTGCATCCTGGATTTCTCCCCTGATCGTCGACATTTCTTCATCGAGCCGGAATGCGGCCTCTGCTGCGCGCTGCAGCCTGGTTTTTATGTCTTCTGGAAAAAGCCCCTTGTACTTATAATTCAGCGAATGCTCCACTGTTGCCCAGAAATTCATCGCCAAGGTTCTGATCTGTATTTCTGCGAGAATCTTTCTTTCACCGCGAATGGTCTGCACTGGATAACGGATCACTACATGATAGGAGCGGTAGCCGCTTGCTTTTTTATGGGAGATATAATCCCTCTCCTCGACAATCTCAAAATCATTCCGGCTTCTCAATTGTTCAACGACTATCTTGATATCATCCACGAACTGGCACATGATTCTCAAGCCGGCAATATCCTGCATTTCTGAATCAAGCTTATCAAGTGAAATTCCTTTTTGATGTGCCTTATCCAGAATGCTCGCAATAGGCTTTACCCTTCCGGTGACGAATTCAATCGGGGAATGGTCGGAATGGAGCTCATATTGGCTTCTGATTCCTTTTAGCTTTACCTTTAATTCTTCTACAGCATGCTTATAAGGTTCTAAAAATTGATCCCAGTGTTTCACATCAGTCACCTCATCCGGTTCTTTTCACGAAAGCTTAAGCGGAGGGTGCGGTAAAAACCTGTTCCACTTTCGCGACCATTTTCTCTCCATAGTTGCTGTTGCCAATTATATTTTCAATCAAATATTCCATTTCACTATGGAAGCCTTCGAGTTTAAGCTTGCCTCCATTATTAGTTAAGTAAGTTTCTGGTCCAGCCTGCATACCTTCTTGAATGACACTCCAAGTACCTGCAGGTATGGTAACATAATGATATCCATCTTCTTTATCAATAATATAAATAAATGATAATTGATCGGAATCAACAAGCATTTGCCCTGTTGCAGCAAAACTCCCAAGATCTGTCTCTATGTCTGTAGAGAGAAGCAATTCGTTATTTTCTAATTTTGCATCTGTAATTAAAATTTTTTGGCTCATTTCTTCAACCTCCATAATCTTTTTTATTTTATCATATCGAACCATTTTCTACTAAGGATTGAAGCAAACCTGAATTAAAGAGATAATAAAGAGAGCTTGTTGGAAAGGGCGGATAGATGTGAGCCACAATATTGAAATTGAATTTAAAAATATGCTGACAGAGGAAGAATTCCATTTCCTTGAAAAATACTTCAAATTAGAGCCAGACCAATTCAAAAAACAGATCAATCATTATTTTGATACGAGTTCCTTCACCTTGAAAGATCATGGTTCTGCATTAAGGATCAGAGAAAAAGGGTGTGAGTTCGAAATGACTTTAAAGCAACCTGCACAACAAGGGTTGCTGGAAACGAACCAGATACTAACGACTGGCCAGGCTGAGAAAGCCCTGTCATCAGGAAAGCTGCCAGACGGTGAAGTAAAAGATGCTGTTGTGAGATTAATCAAAGATACAGAGCCTTTGCAATACTTCGGTTCGCTCACAACTGTGAGGGGCCGAGTTTGAGTATAAAGAAGGATTACTTGTTCTGGACCATAGTTACTATTTAAATACAGAAGATTATGAGCTAGAATATGAAGTGACAGATGAGACAGAAGGATATAAGATTTTCTCTGAATTATTGGATGAATTAAAAATTCCTCTTAGAGCAACCGATAATAAAATCAAAAGATTTTACACCGCAAAATATAATCTTTTACAAGAATAGACACCAGGCAGGAGAATTATGATGAACGTTGACCAGTTAAAAGTCATGCTTGAATTGCAGGCGCTCCAAAACTTCAACCAGCCGCCTACCAGCCAATCTGGTAATAGCCTATTTCAAGAGATGCTTTCCGGCATCCTCAGTGATCAAAGCAATGCTTTGGGCGCCACTGCAACAAGGCTTGAAGAGTTGTTTGACAACGCGCCAACAGCGGTTGACTCTTTCGATTTAGTAAAACCAAACATTGGACAAATGCTTCCGCCTATTCAACTGACGAAAGTGGCGGCCAAAAGCCATGCTGATTTTGATGGAATCATTGATAAAGCTGCTTCTCTGTTCAATATTCCAGCCAAGCTCATTAAGTCGGTTATTCAAAAGGAATCGAATTTTAACCCAAATGCCGTGAGCCATGCAGGCGCCTCTGGACTTATGCAATTAATGCCTGCAACAGCAAGAGGCTTGGGCGTTAAAAATGTATTTGATCCAGCAGAAAATATTCTCGCAGGCAGTAAATACCTTCGTCAAATGCTGGACAAGTACGACAATAATATCGAACTAGCACTTGCAGCATACAATGCAGGACCAGGAAATGTTGACAAATATGGGGGAATCCCTCCTTTTAAAGAAACGCAAAACTATGTAAGGAAAGTCACGGATGTCTTTTACGGATAAAAATCGCCTTCATAAGGATAATATTCCCATTGGTTTTGGCTGCCTGTCAGTGGTAACAGGTGGCTTTTTTGTGTACATTAGTAATGCAATCATTAAAAGAAAAGCGCAAGCACCTTGATCAGCCCCGACACACTGTCCGCCTCTAAGCGCCATGTCCTCCAAAAGCTACCGCTTTCGGTCGTACGATGACTTGGTTCGAAACTTTCCTTCCTGGCTGGCGGGTTTAGCACATCGAGTGCCACGGCGGTCTGCCAGAAGAAGACACTCTTTGGCTTCATTGGCAGGACAGAAACGTCTCAAGGAGTTAGGAGTCGCAGCTAGACAAGCGACTCGAGTGGTTAGTTGTATTGAGCTCGATTCTGATCTTTGTTCAAAAATCTATATTTTCTATCCATTTAAACCCGTTTTTATAGAACTCAAGACGATTTGTTTGAGATATAAATTTAGCATTGCTACAATAAAAAGCATAACTATCAAAGCAGAATGAAATTTCTAAAATCTATTTAAAAGGAGTTATCAATATGGTTGAGAATAAGACCTTACCATTCGAAGCCATTGGCGAAGGGACACTTCACCGCCTGGTCGAGGTTTTTTACCACCGCGTTGGAATGCATCCTGATCTTGCTCCTATATTCCCGGATGATTTAACTGAAACTGCCAGAAAACAAAAGCAGTTTTTAACTCAATATTTAGGAGGGCTACCCCTATATACCGATGAACATGGCTATCCAATGCTTCGTGCAAGACATCTGCCGTTCGAAATCACGCCGACCAGGGCGACAGCATGGCTCGCCTGTATGGTTGAATCCATGGATGAAGTTGGGCTTAAAGGACCTGTAAGGGAAGATTTTTATGCAAGACTATACCTGACCGCCCAGCATATGATCAATACACCAGATGGCGAAACTGGTGATAACACATGAAACTGAGTCGGGAAAACCTTTTGAGCTATGACCCATCAGAGTTTTGCCATAGCTTGGATAAAAAGCCTATCGAAATTTATATGTTTGTCGACCCGCTCTGTCCGGAGTGCTGGGCACTTGAGCCAATCATCAAAAAGCTCCAGATTGAATACGGCAAGTATTTTTCCATACGCCATGTATTAAGCGGCAAACTTGCCACACTTAACATGGGCAGGAAAAAACGTTACGAAACAATTGCGGAGCTCTGGGAAAAAACAGCAAGCAGAACAGGCATGTCTTGTGACGGATCGCTTTGGTTTGAAAATCCGGTGTCCTCCCCGTATTTAGCATCGATCGCCATAAAATCAGCCGAGCTTCAGGGGAGAAAGAAAGGCATCAGGTTCCTGCGCAAGCTTCAGGAAGTACTATTTCTTGAAAAACAGAATGTCTCGAACTTCGAGGTGCTAAAAAATTGTGCGCGAAGTGTCGGTTTAGACGTAGAGGAATTCGTAACCGATATTCATTCTGAAACAGCAGCAAAAGCATTTCAGTGCGATTTAAAAATAACGAATGAAATGGATGTCCAGGAAATCCCGACTTTCGTATTTTTTAACGCAAATGTTGAAGAAGAAGGCATTAAGATTACCGGTCTTTACCCATATGAGGTATACGTGCAGATTCTTGAAGAAATGCTTCAGGAAAAGCCAGATGCGGCCAATCCGCCGATCCTCGAACAATTCCTGAACCAATACAAAATGGTCGCCTCCAAGGAGGTAGCAGTTGTCTATGACATGACTGTTCAACAGGCAGAGAAGGAACTAAAGAAGTTAATGTTAAAACAAAAAGTTGAACAAATCCCTGCTAAATATGGAGTGTTCTGGCGTTATCTTGAAGGATGACCGTGCATATGCACGGTCATTTTAATTTCGGTCGGTTTCATATTTCTCCCTCTCCTCCAGAACGACACCAAAAAATGTTGTGAAGACTGACCCCATAAAAATGCGGTTGGTCGAATTAATTGGAAAAGTGGTCGAAATAACCAAGAACTCGCCAATATATTCCGAGATGTGGTCGAAAAAATCAAAAACCCCACAATATATTCCGAGGTGTGGTTGA belongs to Mesobacillus subterraneus and includes:
- a CDS encoding NAD kinase; translated protein: MKFAITSKGDSRSNTLMHKMRTYLLDFDLQYDEDQPDICISVGGDGTLLYAFHRYASRLDKTAFIGVHTGHLGFYADWVPEEIEKLVIAVAKTPYQVIEYPLLEVIIRYQHGGRETRYLALNESTVKSVEGTLVMDVEIRGQHFERFRGDGLCVSTPSGSTAYNKALGGAILHPSLRAIQVAEMASINNRVFRTVGSPLILPDHHTCTLKPVNRPDFQVTVDHLTLLHKDVKSIQFRVADEKIRFARFRPFPFWKRVHDSFISDSD
- a CDS encoding GTP pyrophosphokinase, whose amino-acid sequence is MKHWDQFLEPYKHAVEELKVKLKGIRSQYELHSDHSPIEFVTGRVKPIASILDKAHQKGISLDKLDSEMQDIAGLRIMCQFVDDIKIVVEQLRSRNDFEIVEERDYISHKKASGYRSYHVVIRYPVQTIRGERKILAEIQIRTLAMNFWATVEHSLNYKYKGLFPEDIKTRLQRAAEAAFRLDEEMSTIRGEIQDAQAFFTRKKEMQQDGKK
- a CDS encoding CYTH domain-containing protein, with the translated sequence MSHNIEIEFKNMLTEEEFHFLEKYFKLEPDQFKKQINHYFDTSSFTLKDHGSALRIREKGCEFEMTLKQPAQQGLLETNQILTTGQAEKALSSGKLPDGEVKDAVVRLIKDTEPLQYFGSLTTVRGRV
- a CDS encoding CYTH domain-containing protein; this translates as MDHSYYLNTEDYELEYEVTDETEGYKIFSELLDELKIPLRATDNKIKRFYTAKYNLLQE
- a CDS encoding lytic transglycosylase domain-containing protein codes for the protein MNVDQLKVMLELQALQNFNQPPTSQSGNSLFQEMLSGILSDQSNALGATATRLEELFDNAPTAVDSFDLVKPNIGQMLPPIQLTKVAAKSHADFDGIIDKAASLFNIPAKLIKSVIQKESNFNPNAVSHAGASGLMQLMPATARGLGVKNVFDPAENILAGSKYLRQMLDKYDNNIELALAAYNAGPGNVDKYGGIPPFKETQNYVRKVTDVFYG
- a CDS encoding globin domain-containing protein, which gives rise to MVENKTLPFEAIGEGTLHRLVEVFYHRVGMHPDLAPIFPDDLTETARKQKQFLTQYLGGLPLYTDEHGYPMLRARHLPFEITPTRATAWLACMVESMDEVGLKGPVREDFYARLYLTAQHMINTPDGETGDNT
- a CDS encoding ClpXP adapter SpxH family protein, giving the protein MKLSRENLLSYDPSEFCHSLDKKPIEIYMFVDPLCPECWALEPIIKKLQIEYGKYFSIRHVLSGKLATLNMGRKKRYETIAELWEKTASRTGMSCDGSLWFENPVSSPYLASIAIKSAELQGRKKGIRFLRKLQEVLFLEKQNVSNFEVLKNCARSVGLDVEEFVTDIHSETAAKAFQCDLKITNEMDVQEIPTFVFFNANVEEEGIKITGLYPYEVYVQILEEMLQEKPDAANPPILEQFLNQYKMVASKEVAVVYDMTVQQAEKELKKLMLKQKVEQIPAKYGVFWRYLEG